The genome window CTATCAAATGGAGGTAGAATAATCGCATATTGCCAATCTTGCGAAATAAGAAAATGTTGTCGGGAAAAAGGTTTAAACAATTGTGCAAGATGCAACGAACAGCCTTGTGAAAAATTAATTAAATTTCATAAATTTTCACCAGATGCTAAAAATTGTTATGAAATGCTTTTAAAAGAGATTGGGTAAATTATTTATGTAGTAATGTTAAGTTTAGAAATAATTTCATTAAATATGCGAGGCAAATACATATAACAGCGCATATATGATCTGCTTCCGATGGTCGCTTCCGGCTGTGCCACATTTTCACCTCCGATATCGCTTTGGAGAAAGCTTCTTATGCCCCGGAGACGTTGAGCGTAATATCATGTTTTTTGTTTTTATTATTGCCAACTTTTCATGTTCGGCAATAATAATATCAAAACAATATTTTTGAAGTAATAATATGTCACCAGAACATAAAGGAATTCTAAAAGATGAAACTGAAATTATAATCAGAAATGCCTTGAAAAAAGACATGCTTGCAATAAACGATATTTACAACTATTATGTTCAAAATTCTACATGCACTTACCAGACAAAACTTGAATTAATAGAAAATCGCTATATCTGGTTTGATGAACATAATGATTATTATCCAATTATTGTGGCGGAAATCAATAATGATGTTATCGGTTGGGCTTCGATTTCAAAATTTAAAAATAGAGAAGCTTATAAACCTACTGTTGAAAATTCTATATATATAAGACATGATAAATTATTTAATGGTTTAGGTGCCATATTATTGGATGAACTTATTAAATTATCGAAATCAAATAGTTATCATAGTATTATTGCTGGTATTTCAGGCGACCAAGAAGCAAGTATAAAATTACATGAAAAATTTGGTTTTACCAAGGCTGCTCATCTAAAGGAAGTCGGCTATAAATTTGATAAATGGCTTGATGTTGTTTATTATCAATTGCTATTATAGGCTCTATTATTGGTTTGCCTCGGCTTCCTTATCATCGATACCTTAATTTTGCAGATAGTGTAAATTATCTTTCGCATTTATTTTATATCGCCGGCCAGGACGGCCGGCGTCGCGAGGATGGACGCCGGCGGTTTTTAGACATCCTGTCTCCGCCGGCACTAACCACATCCTGTGGTTAGCAGATGGGCCTTCCGGAGCGAAAGGCGTAAGGCTCTTGCTGACATCATCCTATCCAATACAATGACATTTTCAATCATTGAAGTATAATCTAGTACATTCCCTGCAAACAGGCATTAAAATGTCCGCCGTCAGGCGGACATCCCAATCGGGCGTCTGTCTGAGGGCGAACTCCCGACCTAGTCGGGATTCGCCCGAGTTACGCCCGATAGCCTGTCGCGGCGACTGAGCGACCCGAAGAGGGGAGCGCGAGGGGGCCATAGCCCCGGGTTTAAACCCGGGGCTATGGCCCCCTCGCAAAAATGTACGACCCGCATCGGGTCAAAACTCCCATGCCCTGGTAAGGGCAAAATCATTTCGACTCCGCAATCCCCGACCAGCTCGTGGGGTCGTGAGGACCATCGGCGGGCTTCACCGTCACCGGAATCCCCGTAAGGTGCGCCATACCCGACAGGGGGTCAAGACTGTCCGGCCCATCCGCCGCAAGGATATTGACGTTCACGCCCCGGGTCTTGCTCGCCACAGAGAGTCCCCGGGCCGGCTGGTGGCCCCAGCCATGGGGCAGTGCCACGGTGCCCGGCATCAGCTCTGAAAGGAACCTGACCGGGACGCGGACCTTGCCGGTCGCTGTGGACACGTCTGCGAAGGCCCCTTCAGTGAGGCCACCGTCGGCGGCGTCCGAAGGGTGCATGTAGAGATAGTTGGTGTTGTTGTCCCCGCTTACGAAATCCTCCAAATTGTGCATCCAGGAGTTATGGGTTCGGACGGCCCGTTTGGTAATGAGCTTTAATTGTCCCCGGCTCTTCAGTTCGTCGGAATAGATATTTTCCAGCGCCGCTGCTCTTTCTATAAAGTGCACCGGAGCGAGGTTGACCCTGCCGTTATCAGTCACGACCCTTTTACCCAGGAACGAATGTTCCCGGTGGGACGGCCGCAGAAACCCATGGGGATGGCGCAGCAGCTTTTTAAAGCCAGGCTGACCAAAGGAGCGGAGAAGCAGTCCCAGCATCCTCTCCGGGGTCAGAGCCATCCATCGGAAAAACATCGAGCTGCAGGCCCGCATGTTGAGGTTCATCAATGCCTGGGCGAAACCGGAGCCGAAGAGGGGCGTTCCGCAGGCGCGGGCCAGGTCGCTGTACACCTCCCAGGGGTGGCGCTGCTCGCCGTCGCGCTCGAGAATGGCCCGCGTCGCCTGCAGGTAGGGCCTGATCTGGAGCCCGCAAAAAAGCGGGAATATGAAAGGAATGCCGGGCATTTCAAAGAAGGAGGTGACCGGCAGAACATAGTGTGCCAGGGATGCGGTCTCGTTCTGGAAGATGTCCACCGAGACCAGCAGGTCGAGCTTTTTGAAGGCCTCGCTGACACGGGCGGAATTGGCCATGGTGTTCAGTGGATTGCCACCCGTGCAGAAGAGGGCCCTGATCTGACCCTGGCCGGGGGTCAGTATCTC of Spirochaetota bacterium contains these proteins:
- a CDS encoding DUF3795 domain-containing protein; the encoded protein is MSKMIAYCGLICSNCPTYLATQNDDNVARAKTAALYSEKFKLNLKTTDINCDGCLSNGGRIIAYCQSCEIRKCCREKGLNNCARCNEQPCEKLIKFHKFSPDAKNCYEMLLKEIG
- a CDS encoding N-acetyltransferase, producing the protein MSPEHKGILKDETEIIIRNALKKDMLAINDIYNYYVQNSTCTYQTKLELIENRYIWFDEHNDYYPIIVAEINNDVIGWASISKFKNREAYKPTVENSIYIRHDKLFNGLGAILLDELIKLSKSNSYHSIIAGISGDQEASIKLHEKFGFTKAAHLKEVGYKFDKWLDVVYYQLLL